One window of the Manihot esculenta cultivar AM560-2 chromosome 14, M.esculenta_v8, whole genome shotgun sequence genome contains the following:
- the LOC110600532 gene encoding uncharacterized protein LOC110600532 — MESLTLMSFVAILRETLKIFSKNGRLMALIALLIILIKSSLFVSNIFSIKPVITDYFFERNVLLPFSTPNTPEFNKILTHIRKDIKIIFGIEIIYVIIDSVAFILSITATILVAAITHGGKNDDLSFKDVMLKTVRSWTRPLITCNNPSILTVAAILMGVSAVVFYIYLSVTWFLAIVVSVAEQKRGLEAIGKAAEIVKDMKLQGFLLNLAFSISSVIFVQGIEMIPVSHSLVARTIILLVEMNCAIVVRMYWFSSFTVFYYRCKKTHGEGVELEGVSSDGYSKIPATAAPLVGDNIP; from the exons ATGGAGTCTCTTACACTTATGAGTTTTGTCGCAATTCTAAGAGAAACCCTAAAAATCTTCTCCAAGAATGGAAGGCTTATGGCCTTGATTGCCCTTCTCATCATCCTCATCAAGTCTTCTCTCTTCGTGTCCAACATCTTCTCCATCAAGCCTGTGATCACCGACTACTTCTTCGAGAGAAACGTCCTCCTCCCCTTTTCCACCCCTAACACCCCAGAATTCAACAAAATTCTCACCCACATTAGAAAAGACATCAAAATCATTTTTGGGATTGAAATCATTTACGTTATTATTGACTCCGTTGCCTTCATACTCTCCATAACTGCAACGATTCTTGTCGCCGCCATAACCCACGGCGGCAAGAACGATGACTTATCGTTCAAAGATGTGATGTTGAAAACCGTTAGATCATGGACAAGGCCACTTattacttg CAACAATCCATCTATTTTAACTGTTGCTGCTATTTTAATGGGTGTTTCGGCTGTAGTTTTCTACATATACCTCTCAGTGACATGGTTTCTAGCCATTGTTGTTTCAGTTGCTGAACAAAAGAGAGGACTTGAGGCAATAGGAAAGGCTGCAGAGATTGTCAAGGACATGAAGCTACAAGGGTTTCTACTGAATCTTGCTTTCAGTATTTCAAGTGTGATTTTCGTTCAAGGGATAGAGATGATTCCAGTGTCTCATTCATTAGTAGCTAGAACAATTATTCTATTGGTTGAGATGAATTGTGCAATCGTGGTGAGGATGTATTGGTTCTCTTCGTTCACTGTGTTCTACTATCGTTGCAAGAAGACACATGGAGAAGGAGTTGAATTGGAAGGAGTGAGCTCAGATGGATATAGTAAGATTCCTGCTACTGCTGCTCCTCTTGTTGGAGATAATATACCATGA